A stretch of the Hydrogenimonas thermophila genome encodes the following:
- a CDS encoding cytochrome b yields the protein MAHFEKARNLEEWLDQRLAIKTLRRVLAEEYWIPKNINFLWAMGMVLAITFGILLVSGIFLLMYYQPNIETAFDSVNYTIMKEVEFGWLWRHMHAVAASVVFLIIYIHMFTGIYYGSYKKGREMIWISGMLLFVTFSAEAFSGYMLPWGQMSYWAGMVITNLFSLGSLELNGLVEWIRGDYVPGQAFLTRFFMLHVLLLPLAIMALIGLHFGTLRIPHVNNQDGEEIDFDEEAKKYLAGNTKESKVIRFANDFLSKDMFVVSIFLIFYFYLVFWHFNFAMDPINFDPADGLKTPPHIYPEWYFLWSYEILRPFPKDPGLVAFGFAQVIFFLLPFLDKSPNVAPASRRGSFKIWFWVLLLDMIVLTVMGKLPPQGIYSTIGLIAAVVFIGLWVVLPIITKKEKAV from the coding sequence ATGGCACATTTTGAAAAAGCACGAAATTTGGAAGAGTGGCTCGACCAACGCCTTGCTATAAAGACGTTACGCCGAGTTTTGGCAGAAGAGTATTGGATTCCGAAAAACATAAACTTCCTCTGGGCAATGGGGATGGTTCTTGCTATTACTTTCGGAATTCTACTGGTTTCAGGTATTTTCCTGTTAATGTATTATCAGCCAAATATTGAAACAGCATTTGATAGTGTTAACTACACTATTATGAAAGAGGTTGAGTTTGGATGGCTTTGGCGACATATGCATGCTGTTGCTGCATCAGTTGTCTTTTTGATTATTTATATCCACATGTTTACCGGTATCTACTATGGCTCTTATAAAAAAGGGCGTGAAATGATCTGGATTTCCGGTATGCTTCTATTTGTTACATTCTCTGCTGAGGCATTTAGTGGTTATATGCTTCCTTGGGGACAAATGAGCTACTGGGCTGGTATGGTTATTACAAACCTATTTAGTTTAGGTTCTTTAGAGCTAAATGGATTAGTTGAGTGGATTCGTGGTGACTATGTTCCAGGTCAGGCTTTCTTGACAAGATTCTTTATGTTGCACGTTCTTCTTTTACCATTGGCAATTATGGCATTGATTGGTCTTCACTTTGGTACTCTACGTATTCCACACGTTAACAACCAAGATGGTGAAGAGATCGATTTTGATGAAGAGGCAAAAAAATATCTTGCAGGAAATACTAAAGAGTCTAAAGTTATCCGCTTTGCAAACGATTTCCTTAGTAAAGATATGTTTGTTGTTAGTATTTTCTTAATCTTCTATTTCTATTTGGTATTCTGGCACTTCAATTTTGCTATGGATCCAATTAACTTTGACCCAGCAGATGGTTTGAAAACACCTCCACACATCTACCCTGAGTGGTACTTCTTATGGAGTTATGAGATCTTACGTCCATTCCCTAAAGATCCAGGTCTTGTAGCATTTGGATTTGCACAAGTTATTTTCTTCTTGCTTCCATTCCTTGATAAGAGTCCAAATGTTGCTCCTGCAAGTAGAAGAGGAAGTTTTAAAATATGGTTCTGGGTATTACTGCTTGATATGATTGTATTGACAGTTATGGGTAAATTGCCTCCACAGGGAATTTATAGCACAATAGGTTTAATAGCGGCAGTTGTATTTATTGGTCTATGGGTAGTACTGCCAATAATTACTAAAAAAGAAAAAGCAGTGTAA